A region from the Candidatus Acidiferrales bacterium genome encodes:
- the purS gene encoding phosphoribosylformylglycinamidine synthase subunit PurS: MKAHVWVMLKLTVLDPQGQTILRALESIGFAAVKDVRQGKFFVLELDSNLNPEAARAEVERLAREVLTNPVIEEFRYEMVE; this comes from the coding sequence ATGAAGGCGCATGTGTGGGTGATGTTGAAGCTGACGGTGCTCGACCCGCAAGGGCAGACGATCCTGCGGGCGCTCGAGTCCATTGGCTTTGCCGCCGTGAAGGACGTTCGCCAGGGCAAGTTTTTTGTCCTGGAGCTGGACAGCAACCTCAACCCGGAGGCGGCTCGCGCTGAGGTCGAACGACTTGCCAGGGAGGTGCTGACCAACCCGGTCATCGAAGAATTTCGGTACGAGATGGTGGAATAG
- the glmS gene encoding glutamine--fructose-6-phosphate transaminase (isomerizing), protein MCGIVGYIGPKKVVAVILEGLKRVEYRGYDSAGIAVVGQNGKLEIRRASGKLRNLEESMRLHPADGIYGIGHTRWATHGRPTEENAHPHRDCKGEVVVVHNGIIENYLDLKRKLAAEGHKFVTETDTEVVAHLVEKYLNGVPLEEAVRRAVKELTGVYALSILSTRDLNKIVSARMGPPAVIGLGQDEYFVASDIPAILYHTRDIFFLADGDIAVITPEGVRVMDYEGKPLERAVQHVTWDPIMAEKGGFKHFMLKEIFEQPRAVRDTLLGRLSLETGKIFLEEMDISEEEFRRVTDVKLVACGTSWHAALAGKFMIERLARLPVEVDYSSEFRYRNPILSDNSLTVLISQSGETADTLAAQREAKQKGSKTLAICNVVGSMLTREAAGTIYTHAGPEIGVASTKAFAGQLTALVLLSVYLAQLRGTITQDCARSILKELTHIPAKLETLLQHDEMIEELAKHFFRCSDFLFLGRGIHYPIALEGALKL, encoded by the coding sequence ATGTGCGGAATTGTTGGATACATCGGGCCCAAGAAAGTGGTAGCCGTCATTCTCGAGGGGTTGAAGCGAGTCGAGTACCGCGGCTACGACTCGGCTGGCATTGCCGTAGTTGGGCAAAACGGCAAGCTCGAAATCCGCCGGGCTTCCGGCAAGCTGCGCAACCTGGAAGAGAGCATGCGGCTCCATCCGGCCGACGGCATCTACGGCATTGGCCACACCCGCTGGGCCACTCACGGCCGCCCCACCGAAGAAAACGCCCACCCCCACCGCGATTGCAAAGGCGAGGTGGTGGTGGTGCACAATGGCATCATTGAGAACTACCTGGACTTGAAGCGGAAGCTGGCCGCCGAAGGCCACAAGTTCGTCACCGAAACCGATACGGAAGTCGTCGCTCATCTGGTGGAAAAATATCTGAACGGCGTGCCGCTCGAAGAAGCCGTGCGCCGGGCGGTGAAAGAGCTGACCGGCGTCTATGCGCTTTCCATCCTCTCGACGCGCGACCTCAACAAGATTGTTTCCGCGCGCATGGGTCCGCCGGCGGTGATTGGCCTCGGCCAGGACGAATACTTCGTCGCCTCGGACATCCCGGCCATCCTCTATCACACCCGCGACATATTCTTCCTCGCCGATGGCGACATCGCCGTGATCACCCCTGAGGGCGTGCGGGTGATGGACTACGAGGGCAAACCGCTCGAGCGCGCCGTCCAGCACGTCACCTGGGATCCGATCATGGCGGAAAAGGGCGGGTTCAAGCACTTCATGCTCAAGGAAATCTTTGAGCAGCCGCGCGCCGTCCGCGACACGCTCCTCGGCCGGTTGTCGCTTGAGACAGGCAAGATCTTCCTGGAGGAGATGGACATCAGCGAGGAGGAATTCCGCCGCGTCACTGACGTCAAGCTGGTCGCCTGCGGCACCAGTTGGCATGCGGCGCTGGCCGGCAAGTTCATGATCGAACGCCTGGCGCGGTTGCCGGTGGAGGTGGACTACAGCTCTGAGTTCCGCTATCGCAATCCGATCCTGAGCGACAACAGCTTGACGGTTCTGATTTCGCAATCGGGCGAAACGGCGGACACGCTGGCGGCCCAGCGCGAGGCCAAGCAGAAAGGCTCGAAGACGCTGGCCATCTGCAACGTGGTTGGTTCTATGCTCACCCGCGAGGCCGCCGGCACCATCTACACTCACGCCGGGCCGGAAATCGGGGTGGCTTCCACCAAAGCCTTTGCCGGCCAATTGACCGCGCTCGTGCTACTCTCGGTCTATCTCGCCCAGTTGCGTGGCACGATCACGCAGGACTGTGCTCGCTCCATCTTGAAGGAGCTGACTCACATCCCGGCCAAGCTCGAGACCCTGCTCCAACATGACGAAATGATTGAAGAGCTGGCCAAGCATTTCTTCCGCTGCTCGGATTTCCTTTTCCTCGGCCGCGGCATCCATTACCCCATCGCGCTCGAAGGCGCTTTGAAGCTCTAA